One window of the Chthoniobacterales bacterium genome contains the following:
- a CDS encoding glycosyltransferase family 4 protein yields the protein MLSILYVVRTFGPVGGMERYVYETARELALRGHQVSILCRSVDEPSAANSNVEIIQLQPKPAKRGWSDRYVFRDAVTEFFADPAKKHGFDITHSHENTIEQDVSTEHGPCTAYGLRLKPWKHFDYSARKNLTIEKQKFHGPNLKALVSCAKRVQDIALREYPHLAQKITRVITPAYTYLQPVAKDPARKARVLGFMGRDWKRKGLPKALEIFRILRREDPSWTMLIAGCPAESLPGNLIGSLPEGAEILGRTNPQDFFAQIDVLVHPATDEPFGMVMSEALTCGVPVVFSDQCGATDHLRSEGLRVLSVKAPSSDWASACSDLAGRTFRPSVSRTWSDVAVEHEDLYRHLLAGHAPAD from the coding sequence ATGCTCAGCATTCTGTATGTTGTCCGGACATTTGGACCAGTTGGAGGGATGGAGAGATACGTTTACGAGACAGCTCGTGAGCTTGCACTTCGAGGACACCAAGTTTCCATTCTCTGCAGATCGGTCGATGAGCCGTCTGCGGCCAACAGCAACGTTGAGATAATACAGCTTCAGCCCAAACCGGCCAAACGTGGATGGAGCGACCGCTACGTCTTCCGCGATGCGGTCACGGAATTTTTCGCTGATCCGGCGAAGAAGCACGGCTTCGACATCACCCATTCGCATGAAAACACCATCGAGCAGGATGTTTCCACCGAGCACGGACCCTGCACGGCTTACGGTCTACGCCTAAAGCCTTGGAAGCACTTCGACTACAGTGCGCGCAAAAACCTCACGATCGAAAAGCAAAAATTCCACGGACCCAATCTCAAGGCCCTCGTCTCCTGCGCGAAACGCGTGCAGGACATCGCCCTGCGCGAATACCCTCATCTGGCACAAAAAATCACCCGCGTCATCACCCCCGCCTACACCTATCTACAACCGGTCGCCAAAGACCCCGCGCGCAAAGCCCGCGTGTTGGGTTTCATGGGCCGCGACTGGAAGCGCAAAGGGCTGCCCAAAGCATTGGAAATTTTCCGAATCCTTCGCCGAGAGGATCCATCATGGACGATGCTAATCGCCGGCTGCCCGGCGGAGTCACTCCCGGGCAATCTTATCGGCAGCTTGCCCGAAGGCGCCGAAATTTTGGGTCGCACCAATCCGCAGGACTTTTTCGCCCAGATCGATGTTCTTGTCCATCCCGCCACGGATGAACCCTTCGGCATGGTCATGTCCGAGGCACTGACCTGCGGCGTCCCCGTCGTGTTTTCCGACCAATGCGGCGCAACGGATCACCTGCGATCCGAGGGATTGCGCGTGCTGTCGGTCAAAGCTCCGAGCAGCGATTGGGCCAGCGCCTGCTCTGACTTAGCCGGGCGGACCTTCCGGCCTTCCGTCTCGCGCACCTGGTCGGACGTTGCGGTGGAACACGAGGATTTGTATCGGCACCTGCTCGCTGGCCACGCCCCAGCCGATTGA
- a CDS encoding glycosyltransferase family 2 protein gives MKDRLPISVSMTARNEGRNLPRSLGSVAGWVEEMVVVINDCDDNTAEVARSFGARIIEHPWQGYRDQKRFALAQTQGEWVLALDADEEVSEQLREDIFEFFANDCRQFDGAVFPRKVWFLGRWITHGDWYPDLSLRLFRRGKGQWSGSPEHDKIDLDGRAKRLKGDLHHYSHPTLNSYTAKIGVFSDYFLERQLAAGHRWSWADCLFRPWWRFFRAYILRLGFLDGFPGYYIAKATAFSTLVRYSRLYEHERGGQPPH, from the coding sequence ATGAAGGATCGCCTTCCCATCAGCGTGTCCATGACGGCGCGAAACGAGGGGCGCAATTTGCCGCGCAGTCTTGGAAGTGTCGCAGGATGGGTGGAGGAAATGGTGGTCGTGATCAACGACTGTGACGACAACACAGCCGAAGTGGCCCGGAGCTTTGGGGCCAGGATCATCGAGCATCCTTGGCAGGGCTACCGTGACCAAAAGCGCTTTGCTTTGGCACAAACGCAGGGTGAGTGGGTGTTGGCCTTGGATGCGGACGAAGAGGTCTCGGAGCAGTTGCGGGAGGACATCTTTGAGTTCTTCGCGAATGATTGCCGGCAATTCGACGGCGCGGTTTTCCCGCGCAAAGTGTGGTTCCTCGGCAGATGGATCACGCATGGAGACTGGTATCCTGACTTGAGCTTGAGACTTTTCCGCCGCGGCAAGGGCCAATGGTCGGGATCGCCGGAGCACGACAAAATTGATCTGGACGGTCGCGCCAAGCGTCTCAAAGGCGATCTCCATCACTACTCCCATCCGACGCTCAACAGCTACACTGCGAAGATCGGCGTGTTCAGCGATTACTTTCTGGAGCGCCAGCTCGCAGCCGGTCATCGCTGGTCATGGGCGGATTGCCTCTTCCGACCGTGGTGGCGATTCTTTCGCGCTTACATCCTTCGTCTGGGTTTTTTGGACGGATTCCCGGGCTACTACATCGCCAAAGCCACCGCTTTCAGCACCCTCGTCCGCTACAGCCGGCTCTATGAGCACGAACGCGGCGGGCAGCCTCCGCACTGA
- a CDS encoding glycosyltransferase — MTTMPKTDHDGVTKRQGAGLSARAPMADAAVVVSTYNRPKALNLVLEGLFHQSVQPRQIVVGDDGSTGETREVIDSWQARGLPVEHCWHEDRGYRKSVIMNEAVRKVTQPLCIFTDGDCVPLEGFVRDHVRYAEPGYILAGPRMLSSEALTHSLESGDESCLGRSIFWWLGQRVRGNINRLLPVVHLPDGAWRKSSPRKWEWVRGCNFSVETEHVWRVGGFEENLFGWGPDDSDIAVRMINSGVKVKSLRFAAPVLHLWHREESRVTLEQNLFYLRAALAEKRMRASAGFSDEEIAARGINACVR; from the coding sequence ATGACGACGATGCCAAAGACCGATCATGATGGGGTGACCAAGCGGCAGGGCGCCGGGCTTTCGGCGCGTGCTCCCATGGCAGATGCGGCCGTGGTTGTTTCTACCTACAATCGACCGAAGGCGCTGAACCTTGTCTTGGAGGGGTTGTTCCATCAGAGCGTCCAACCTCGGCAGATTGTTGTCGGAGATGACGGTTCCACAGGGGAAACACGCGAGGTCATTGACAGTTGGCAAGCGCGGGGACTGCCCGTCGAGCACTGCTGGCATGAAGATCGCGGCTACCGCAAGTCAGTCATCATGAACGAGGCGGTGCGCAAAGTGACACAACCCCTCTGCATCTTCACCGACGGGGACTGTGTTCCGCTCGAAGGCTTTGTCCGCGACCATGTCCGCTATGCCGAACCCGGCTACATACTTGCCGGCCCGCGCATGCTGTCCAGTGAGGCACTTACGCACTCACTAGAGTCCGGTGATGAGTCCTGCCTTGGACGGAGCATCTTTTGGTGGCTTGGCCAAAGGGTGCGCGGAAATATCAATCGTTTGCTGCCCGTGGTCCATCTGCCCGATGGAGCGTGGCGGAAGTCATCGCCACGCAAATGGGAATGGGTGAGGGGATGCAATTTCTCGGTCGAGACCGAACACGTCTGGCGCGTCGGGGGCTTCGAAGAAAATCTGTTCGGTTGGGGGCCAGACGACTCCGATATCGCCGTCCGCATGATCAACTCGGGTGTGAAGGTGAAGAGCCTACGCTTTGCCGCCCCGGTTCTTCATCTGTGGCACAGGGAGGAGAGCCGCGTCACATTGGAACAAAATCTTTTCTACCTGCGGGCCGCATTGGCCGAGAAAAGGATGCGCGCCTCGGCCGGATTCTCCGACGAAGAGATCGCCGCCCGCGGAATCAACGCGTGCGTCCGCTGA